A genome region from Tolypothrix sp. PCC 7712 includes the following:
- a CDS encoding IS4 family transposase — MTNRVTILKDKFNQSLGLPFKELLPYSVIEKVLGELKIKYKKRLFDPIVTLWAFLSQVLDTDKSCHNAVSKIIAYLTGEGVEIPSLRDAPRTTDTSAYCQARSRLPEKLLEKLFNQAGKNIEEKVTTEHLWCGRNVLVIDGSTVSMPDTAENQKAYPQLKTQKSGCGFPIAKIGVLFSLATGAAVALVIDVLNTHDIKLARQLYQFLNPLDILLGDRAFCAYADIVAIKKLDCDAVFRKHQSRKNSMRKGKIVGECDKLVTWHKPKICPKGLSLDEFDALPPIITVREIYYYIVIPGFRTQRVSLITTLLDKTTYSTLEIVGLYGKRWDVELDLRHLKTTLGMDILRCKTPSMVRKEIYAYLLVYNLLRSLMWSAGTTYSTPPLRLSLQGTRHHLNNFIHQLLAASSKKCLRIYRTLLKVIVHKAVPYRPGRSEARVRKRRPKAYPLMTKPRHELRKQLQTA; from the coding sequence GTGACAAATCGTGTGACAATCCTCAAGGATAAATTTAACCAAAGTCTGGGATTACCTTTTAAAGAATTGTTACCATACTCGGTAATTGAGAAAGTCCTAGGGGAGTTAAAAATTAAATATAAGAAGCGATTGTTTGACCCAATTGTAACATTATGGGCATTTTTATCTCAGGTTTTAGATACTGATAAAAGTTGCCACAATGCCGTGAGTAAAATAATTGCCTATTTAACAGGAGAAGGAGTGGAAATTCCTTCTCTTCGAGACGCTCCGCGAACAACTGATACAAGTGCTTACTGTCAAGCACGGTCAAGATTGCCGGAAAAGTTATTAGAAAAACTTTTCAATCAGGCTGGGAAAAATATAGAAGAGAAAGTGACGACAGAACATTTATGGTGTGGTCGAAATGTCTTGGTAATAGACGGTTCAACTGTCTCCATGCCTGACACTGCGGAGAACCAGAAAGCATACCCTCAACTAAAAACTCAAAAATCTGGATGTGGATTTCCAATTGCCAAAATTGGTGTGCTATTTAGTTTAGCAACAGGTGCTGCTGTTGCCTTAGTTATAGATGTTCTGAATACTCATGATATCAAACTTGCTCGTCAACTATATCAGTTTCTTAATCCCTTAGATATCCTTTTAGGAGATAGAGCTTTTTGCGCTTATGCCGATATAGTCGCTATTAAAAAACTTGATTGTGATGCAGTATTCCGTAAACATCAAAGCCGGAAAAACTCTATGAGAAAAGGTAAGATTGTTGGAGAATGTGACAAGTTAGTGACTTGGCACAAACCTAAAATCTGCCCCAAAGGATTGAGTTTAGATGAATTTGATGCTCTACCTCCAATTATAACTGTGCGAGAGATTTACTATTATATTGTTATTCCCGGTTTCCGGACTCAAAGAGTTAGTTTAATCACTACCCTCCTAGATAAAACAACTTATTCTACTTTAGAAATCGTTGGGCTTTACGGTAAACGTTGGGATGTTGAACTAGATTTAAGACATCTCAAAACTACTTTGGGCATGGATATTTTGCGATGTAAAACCCCTTCAATGGTACGCAAAGAAATTTATGCTTATTTGCTCGTTTATAATCTACTTCGTAGTTTGATGTGGTCGGCAGGTACTACTTACAGCACTCCTCCGTTACGCTTGTCTTTGCAAGGCACGCGCCATCATTTAAACAACTTTATTCACCAATTGTTAGCCGCTTCTTCTAAAAAATGTCTCCGAATTTATCGGACTTTACTTAAAGTTATTGTTCATAAAGCAGTTCCCTATCGCCCAGGTCGAAGCGAAGCAAGAGTGCGTAAACGCCGCCCGAAAGCTTACCCCTTAATGACGAAACCCCGGCACGAATTACGCAAGCAATTGCAAACTGCTTAA
- the efeU gene encoding iron uptake transporter permease EfeU codes for MLATFLIMFREGVEAALIVGIIASYLKQTGRTYLMKAVWMGIILATLLCLALAIILQATSGDFPQQEQELFAGAISVVAVGVLTWMVFWMRRAARSIKGELHSQIETAISQGDRWGLALVGMSFFAVLREGLETVVFLLASFQQNLGFGVPLGAVLGYLAAIAVGVGIYQGGIRINLRKFFKWTGVFIIVVAAGLLAGAVRAFHEAGIWNSLQNIVFDASQTLPTHGVIGSVLAGIFSYNDAPTLGEAIAYFGYLIPTLVLFFSGSQTTQKTAVNRSQ; via the coding sequence ATGCTTGCCACTTTTCTAATCATGTTTCGGGAAGGGGTGGAAGCGGCTTTGATTGTTGGTATTATTGCCAGTTACCTCAAGCAAACTGGACGCACCTATCTGATGAAAGCCGTGTGGATGGGAATTATCCTGGCTACTTTACTATGTTTGGCATTGGCAATAATTTTGCAAGCAACAAGCGGTGATTTTCCTCAACAAGAACAGGAATTATTTGCAGGTGCAATCTCAGTAGTTGCTGTTGGGGTGCTAACCTGGATGGTTTTTTGGATGCGCCGCGCAGCGCGTTCGATTAAAGGTGAGTTGCACAGCCAAATTGAAACCGCAATTTCCCAAGGTGATAGATGGGGTTTGGCGTTGGTAGGGATGTCATTTTTCGCTGTGCTGCGTGAAGGGTTGGAAACAGTAGTGTTTCTGCTGGCTAGTTTTCAGCAAAACTTGGGATTTGGCGTACCATTAGGTGCAGTCTTGGGATACCTAGCCGCGATCGCCGTTGGAGTCGGAATTTATCAAGGTGGTATTCGGATTAACCTGAGAAAATTTTTCAAGTGGACAGGAGTTTTTATTATTGTCGTGGCTGCGGGACTGCTTGCAGGTGCGGTACGTGCTTTTCATGAAGCGGGAATTTGGAATTCACTACAAAATATCGTATTTGATGCTAGTCAAACTCTTCCTACACATGGAGTTATTGGTTCAGTTTTAGCAGGTATTTTTAGCTACAACGATGCTCCTACCCTTGGGGAAGCGATCGCCTATTTTGGCTATTTGATTCCTACATTGGTGCTGTTCTTTTCTGGAAGTCAGACAACACAAAAGACTGCTGTCAATCGTTCCCAGTAA
- the efeO gene encoding iron uptake system protein EfeO, whose product MKIQICQWMYIPAIACLIGLTTTACDSNKTSQNSNNSSNVQTVSNIDSKTIPETAITVTDKGCEPNQLTVTAGKNTFVITNKSSQSLEWEILSGVKVVAERENIAPGFVQKLKEQLEAGEYDMACGLRSNAKGKLIVKAGDNAIQASTTVDQNKLIGAIAEYKVYVTKETDKLVDQTKTFTDAVIAGDLKTAKQLYAPTRVHWERIEPIAELFSDLDGSMDARADDFQNKEADPKFTGFHRIEKALFQDNTTKGMKPIAEKLNKDVLELQKRIATLTIEPKNMVGGAAALIEEVAKTKISGEEDRYSRTDLWDFNSNVEGSQKIVELLRSQIQKNNPQLLKRVDDNFAKVNQGLTKYKAPEGGFVTYEKLTEGDKKDLKAAITVLAEDLSQLRGTLGVE is encoded by the coding sequence ATGAAAATTCAAATTTGTCAGTGGATGTATATACCTGCGATCGCTTGTTTGATAGGTTTAACAACAACAGCCTGTGACTCTAACAAAACCAGCCAAAACAGCAATAATTCATCCAATGTCCAAACTGTTAGCAACATAGATAGCAAAACCATTCCCGAAACTGCAATTACAGTCACAGATAAAGGTTGCGAACCCAATCAACTAACAGTTACAGCAGGTAAAAATACCTTTGTGATTACCAATAAAAGTAGTCAATCTTTAGAGTGGGAAATTTTATCTGGTGTGAAGGTGGTTGCTGAGAGGGAAAATATTGCACCTGGGTTTGTACAAAAGCTCAAAGAACAGTTGGAAGCAGGGGAATATGACATGGCTTGCGGTTTACGCAGCAACGCCAAAGGTAAACTCATAGTCAAGGCTGGAGATAACGCCATCCAAGCAAGTACTACTGTTGACCAGAATAAACTCATTGGTGCGATCGCCGAATACAAAGTTTACGTCACCAAAGAAACTGACAAATTGGTAGATCAAACGAAAACCTTTACCGATGCAGTCATCGCAGGCGACCTGAAAACAGCGAAGCAATTATATGCACCTACCCGCGTTCATTGGGAACGCATAGAACCAATTGCCGAACTCTTTTCTGACCTTGATGGTAGTATGGATGCTCGCGCCGATGACTTCCAAAATAAAGAAGCAGACCCCAAATTTACAGGCTTTCACCGCATAGAAAAAGCACTTTTTCAAGACAACACTACCAAAGGTATGAAACCCATTGCCGAAAAGTTGAACAAAGATGTTCTAGAGTTGCAAAAGCGGATAGCCACACTGACTATTGAGCCAAAAAATATGGTTGGTGGTGCTGCGGCTTTAATTGAAGAAGTTGCTAAAACCAAGATTTCTGGAGAAGAAGACCGCTATAGTCGGACTGATTTGTGGGATTTTAATTCTAACGTTGAAGGTTCTCAAAAGATAGTTGAATTGTTGCGATCGCAAATTCAAAAAAACAATCCACAACTACTGAAGCGAGTAGATGATAATTTTGCCAAGGTAAATCAGGGATTGACAAAATACAAAGCTCCTGAAGGTGGCTTTGTTACTTATGAAAAGCTGACTGAAGGCGACAAAAAAGACTTAAAAGCAGCAATTACCGTCTTAGCCGAAGACCTCTCGCAACTGCGGGGAACCCTTGGTGTGGAATGA
- the efeB gene encoding iron uptake transporter deferrochelatase/peroxidase subunit, translating to MSSTVKKLDLHITPRISRRDLLIGMAAAGGVAALTTLSFRKLVANSEDTTQERQPFFGVHQAGILTPASASALIVSFDVVAKTKEDLVRLFKTLTERIEFLMVGGTPKIVDSKLPPTDSGVLGTKVFPDNLTVTVAVGASLFDNRYGLSHLKPKHLITMTDFPNDALDASLCHGDLLIQFCSNTAETNIHALRDIIKNFPDLLSLRWKMEGFLPPHTIKKLGKDTVRNLLGFKDGTANLDVNDNGLMNRVVWVQPNTDEPAWTVGGTYQVVRVIRNFVERWDRTPLQEQQTIIGRDKDIGAPLGMKHEHDIPNYKKDPKGKQIPLDAHIRLANPRQSESSLILRRGFNYSRGYDKSGQLDMGLLFVCFQSNLEKGFITVQSRLNGEPLEEYIKPIGGGYFFALPGVLAKDGYLGQSLLEAGKA from the coding sequence ATGTCGTCTACTGTCAAAAAACTAGATTTACACATCACCCCTCGCATTAGCCGTCGAGACCTCTTAATTGGGATGGCCGCAGCTGGTGGAGTTGCAGCTTTAACTACACTGAGTTTTCGGAAACTTGTTGCTAATAGCGAGGACACTACCCAAGAAAGACAACCTTTTTTTGGTGTTCATCAAGCGGGTATTTTAACCCCTGCATCTGCTTCAGCATTAATTGTGAGCTTTGATGTTGTCGCCAAAACTAAAGAAGATTTAGTCAGACTATTTAAAACTCTGACCGAACGAATTGAATTTTTAATGGTTGGAGGAACTCCCAAAATTGTAGACTCGAAACTTCCACCTACCGACTCTGGTGTTTTAGGTACGAAAGTCTTTCCTGATAACCTCACAGTTACAGTTGCAGTAGGAGCATCATTATTTGATAACCGCTATGGTTTAAGCCATCTCAAACCAAAGCATTTAATCACTATGACTGACTTTCCGAATGATGCTTTGGATGCTAGTTTGTGTCATGGAGATTTGTTAATTCAATTTTGTTCAAATACAGCCGAAACTAATATTCACGCACTACGCGATATTATCAAAAACTTTCCAGATTTATTGAGTTTACGTTGGAAGATGGAAGGCTTTCTTCCACCCCATACTATCAAGAAACTGGGTAAAGATACGGTACGTAATTTATTAGGTTTTAAAGATGGTACAGCAAATCTAGATGTTAACGACAATGGCTTAATGAATCGAGTTGTGTGGGTACAACCAAACACCGATGAACCTGCTTGGACTGTTGGTGGTACATATCAAGTAGTGCGAGTGATTCGTAACTTTGTTGAACGTTGGGACAGAACACCATTACAAGAACAACAGACAATTATCGGGCGTGATAAGGATATTGGCGCACCTCTGGGAATGAAACATGAGCATGATATTCCTAACTATAAAAAAGACCCCAAAGGTAAACAAATTCCTTTAGACGCTCATATTCGCCTCGCCAATCCCCGCCAGTCAGAATCGAGTTTAATACTGCGTCGTGGCTTCAATTACTCCCGTGGATATGACAAATCTGGACAGCTAGATATGGGATTGCTGTTTGTTTGTTTCCAGTCAAATTTAGAGAAAGGTTTTATTACAGTCCAGTCACGCTTAAATGGAGAGCCTTTAGAAGAGTATATCAAACCGATTGGTGGCGGATATTTCTTTGCTTTACCAGGAGTTTTGGCAAAAGATGGTTATCTCGGTCAATCTTTATTAGAAGCAGGGAAAGCTTAA
- a CDS encoding OST-HTH/LOTUS domain-containing protein gives MEKEYHELVNEVFKQIGRNVLIFQQIEKGLKLLLPYIHSDGSQKGIDSFRSYKKANKSQTLGNLINSLIDSCEYDSDYFVENLKKVVANRNKLIHHFGESEGINILATKEGCLNCIADLESQHQEALSFYQDIKLFVLGVLYLLRENYAESHPKIDLLYKQFRAEVTSKVEYINLDNPSDTGWDNTQIVKLLRLAETNTDKIGDMTLLARAGEFIKSQYPECTPKKYGIKTLKGVLKVSGLFEIIESQNVQQNGVSVLYKSKVLQ, from the coding sequence ATGGAAAAAGAATATCACGAACTGGTGAATGAAGTCTTCAAACAAATAGGACGAAATGTATTGATATTTCAGCAAATTGAAAAAGGCTTGAAATTACTTCTTCCGTATATACACTCAGATGGTAGTCAAAAGGGTATAGATAGCTTTCGGAGTTATAAAAAAGCAAATAAGTCACAAACTCTAGGGAATCTAATAAATAGCTTGATTGATTCTTGTGAGTATGATTCTGATTACTTTGTTGAGAACTTAAAAAAAGTAGTTGCTAATCGGAACAAACTGATTCATCACTTTGGAGAGTCGGAAGGTATAAACATATTAGCCACTAAGGAAGGATGTTTGAACTGTATTGCTGACTTAGAATCACAACACCAAGAAGCATTATCTTTTTATCAAGACATAAAGCTGTTTGTATTGGGCGTGCTGTACCTACTTCGGGAAAATTATGCTGAATCTCATCCAAAAATAGATTTGTTATACAAGCAATTCAGAGCAGAAGTTACCTCTAAGGTTGAATATATCAATCTTGACAATCCATCTGATACAGGATGGGATAATACACAAATTGTCAAGTTACTCCGTTTAGCCGAAACAAACACAGACAAAATAGGTGATATGACTTTGCTAGCAAGAGCAGGGGAATTTATTAAGAGTCAATATCCTGAGTGTACACCAAAAAAGTACGGAATTAAAACTCTAAAAGGTGTTTTGAAAGTGTCTGGCTTATTTGAAATTATTGAGAGCCAAAATGTCCAGCAAAACGGTGTATCTGTTCTATATAAAAGCAAAGTTCTGCAATAG